AAAGCCCGCATTAATGACAATGGCTTCCTGAGGTTCACCGGTGTAGGTGGCCAGGTAATAATTTGTCGCCTTGAGGCCACGCAATGCCTCGACCATGCGCAAGTCATTGGCACCAAAGTTTTGCGAAATAATATCGACGGCCAGGGCGTAGAGGTTGGTGGCATTGATCAGGTGCTCAAACAGCGTCGCTCCTTTCTCATCGATATAGGCCTGCAGGTGCCAGTTGCTCAACTGGTTGATGATCGGCAGCATGCGCGGATCTTTTTCACCGTAGTTTTTGGCATGTAACCAGAACAGATATTCGTGGTTGTCGTTGGCCTCTTCCCATTGATTGAGGGCGATTTGACTCTCAATCATACGTTCGATCATCGGCACCTGATTGAGTGAGTAGAGCCCTTCATTCACCCGGTTGATCAGCATGGCACGGCGAAATTCGGAGATGGCCTCTTCGTGATTCCCGCTGCGCTGCAGAGCGCTGGCGAGCCCCATTAATTGTTCGTCGATACCGGCACCGTAGGCGCCGTGCTCGGCTTCCATGTCTTCAATGCGCCGGCGATAATCCTCGGCCGCTTTCGAGGGGCGGAGCTGTCGCTTTGGTTTTTCCAGCGGTTTGGATGCCGCTTCTATATAAGCTGCTGGAGGAGCCTTGGCGTTGTCGAGGGCCGAGTCTAGGGCGGAGATTTCTTCCGCCGTAACAGAGCCACACAGCAGAGCTGAGGCTGTAAACATCAAGCCGATAGCAATTGCGTTGCTGGTATCTGTCTGTGTCACGGTTGAACCACTTCCATTGCATGTTGTTCCTGACCCGTCTGCAGCCATTTGGGGGCTGGGCTGACGAGCTCGAAATCCGTGCGACGCGATGATCGTCCGGTGCGCACTTGCGTGTGTGCGCTAACCCCGGTTGCACGGAACCTCTCTCCCTGACGTGTGGTTCGTTCACTTTCCTGCCGGTTACCCGGTGTGCTGTCGATTGTCGACGCTGGACTCTGGTGGCGCGGGAATTTATTGGCCGTAAATTGGCACTGCGTTCCCTTGCAATTGGCGTTCACCGTCCATGTAGTTTCAGTATAGCCAACGAATTTTCGCCCCCTGCTTCCACAGGTGTGCTGTGACGCCACTGTTCTGAACGACTCTTCTGCACCTTCGTCACGCGGGCTTCCGCGCGCTCCTGCCTGGGTCCTTTTAAACGGCGGTAGCGTGACCTGTACGGGGGTTCAAAGAGTCTGGCAGGCGGGGAAAAGATGGGTGGGAATTCTCAGAAAACCCGGTGCCAATAATTTGCCGCGCAATGCAAATTGTGACGGCGCTTCGCTCGCGTGGCGTTGCAGGCAAACTAACTTGTTGGGTGGGGCGCCCCCACATCCGGTGATGGCGCACGGCGCGACCGTGAGCCCCATGGCAGTCGCCGATTTTCACCTGTGGAAAAGGGTTGTCCTAATTCTGGCCGGTTTTTCCCTTTCGTGTTGCGTGATACCAATACCCTTTGGTCGCAATATTTGGAATAAGGGCTGCGTGGGGCCATAATCCGCGGGTTTGACGAATTGTGTACTTTCTAGTGGGAGCGCTTTGTGAACATAACAATACAACCTGAAGCCATCGTCAGCCTGCGGGGATTTGAAATGCCGGAGCGCCTCGGCTTCGGCACGGTCATGGCCCCGGTGATGTTCCGGGCCCGATACCAGGACGGGCGTTGGAGCGATGGCGAGCTGATCCCCTATGGTCCTCTGTCGCTGGATCCTGCGGCAAAGGTGCTGCACTACGCCCAGTCCTGCTTTGAGGGACTCAAGGCCTATCGCTATGGCGATGGTGTGGGGCTTTTCCGCCCTGAGCGCAATGCGGCGCGCATGGCACACTCGGCCCGTCGTCTGTGTATGCCGCCGGTGCCGGAATCCCTGTTCATGGACGCGGTGCGCACGGTGGCATCTCACTGCGCCACGCTGATCCCGGGGAGTAGCGGCGAATCGCTGTATCTGCGCCCTTTCCTGATGGGTACCCAGCCGGATCTTTCGGTCACTGCCAGTAAGGCCTACGAGTTTTACGTCATTGCCAGTCCTTCCGAGGCATACCATGCCGGGAATATGCGCCTGTGGGTGGAGCGCGAAGACAGCCGCGCGGCGGTGGGTGGCACCGGCGATGCCAAGGTGGGCGGGAACTACGCGGCTTCCTTGCTGAGCATCGCCGGTCTCAAAGAGCGCGGGTACGACCAGTCCCTGTGGCTTAACCCCGGGAACCGCCACACCGTTGACGAGCTGTCTGGCATGAATTTCTTCGCGGTGATGGACGGCGCCCTGCACACGCCGGCCCTGAACGGCTCCATCCTGGAAGGCGTCACCCGGGATTCGATGCTCGCCCTGGCGCGGGAGCAGGGGCTTGAGGTGCATGAGCGGGACATTGATATCGACGACCTGTTGGCCTTGGTTGCCTCAGGTACCTGCAGCGAAGCCTTTGCCTGTGGCACGGCGGCCATTGTCAGCCCGATCAGCGAGCTGGGTGATGGCGACCGACGGTACCGCCTGAAGCAGGCGCCCGGTCCCGTAGCCGACCTGTTACGTCGCTCGCTGTTGGATATTCAGGAAGGCCGGGCCGAAGACCGCTTTGGTTGGATGCAAAAGGTGCCGGTGGCCAGCTACTGACACCTCTGGGTTCCAGCAGATATTTTTGATGTCACACATTTCCACGGCAAAGTGGCTGTAAATGCCGGCTTTGGTGGTTCGAGTGTATTGGTAGCACTCCCGTATAGGCGGTTGTTTCCAGGGGAAACAGCCGCTTTTTTATTTCTACTTTTCCGCTGGCGTGCGTTGACTTGAATGACCGAGGTGTTACAAATCTACTGTGCGCTGTAAGTTATTCCTGTATCTGCACAACCGGGCAGTATCCTGGGCTTGCAGCGCTGGCGCCCGCGCAATGTGCGGGTAAAGCGCGGCCGAACCAAAGGCGCGCGTTAACAATAAAAAACTGGAACTTTTGGGAAAAGCCTTTGGCGGTATCCCTCACTTTGACAAGTAGTATCCAGATCAATTTGAGACACAGGGGTCGAATTTTGGCGGTGACTCCTTAAAAAAGGCTCTCCCCCGCAGCCACAAGCTGCGAGGTTCCTCGCAAGTGAGGAGAACGGGAATGCTGAATCATCTCTATGGCCTGATGGTACAACCGCGCAGGCAGTGGCAGGAAATTGCTGGACTGTCTGAGAAAGGGCTCAACCGTCAGATTCCTTACGTCATTATTTTGGCGTTAGTACCCGCGTTGTGCTGGTATTTTGGCACTACAGAAATCGGCTGGAATATTGGCGGCAACGGCCAGGTGCGCACGCTGACCAGTAACAGTGCCCTGTCCCTGGTGGCGGTGTTCTATGTCACCATGATCCTTGCGGTGGTCGCCGTGGGTTATTTTATTCACTGGATGGCGAAAACCTACGGTGCCAAGTCCAACCCAATGAAGGGTATGGTGATCGCCGGGTTTACCGCGACCCCGATCTTTGTTGCCGGTGCGGCCGGTCTCTACCCCATCCTCTGGCTGGATATCCTGCTGGCAACCCTGGCGGTGGCTTATGCGGTGTACTTGCTGTATGTGGGCATTCCCATCGTGCTCAACGTCAATGAGGAGCGTGGTTTCCTGTTTGCCAGCGCGGTGGTTACGGCGTGTCTGGTCATGGCCGTGGTGGTGATGGTTGGCACCGTGCTGTTCTGGAGCTTTGTTGCCGCACCGGTGTTCCAGCACTGATGTGATTTCGGTGTAACCCAGAGCGCTAGAAAACGGGCGCACCCGGAAGCAATTCCGGGTGCGCCCGTTTTTTTTGGGAGGCATGGGCATGCTGGCCACCGGTACGGAGCAGGAGAAGGCTAAGGGCTGGTGACGGACGGGTGCTGCACCAGTCGGTCATCTTTCGACTGGTTAAAACGAGACAAAGGTCCTGTATTACCGTTGCCGCGTCTTGGGGCATTGGATAGTATCCGGGCAACGGCAGTCGACAGGCGCTGCGCTTCCTAGTTGGTACAGTCGTACCATTTAGAACCCGAGTGGCAAATATGGTCATGGTTTTCCGGCCATATCGCTGTTCGCCATTGCCGTGAAGTACGGCGGCCGCAAGACCGCCTGATGGAGGGGGAGGGCCTCCTTGAAGAATAAATACGGCATCGTTGCCATAAAAAAAGGGAAACGGGAGATTCCATGAAAACACCAGTCAAGTTGGGTGCCGTATTACTGGCAGCGTTGGTCGCAGCCTGTTCACAGGACAACGGGCCGGGCGATACCAGTAGCTCGCCTGCCGCGTCGGCCGCGGCCGATTTCCAGAAGCAGCTGCTTAAACAGCTGATCACGGCACAGCCCGGAGATGTGATCGAGATTCCGGAAGGACGCTACGAGTTGAACCGCAGTCTTTCGCTGAATGTCGACGGGGTCACGATACGCGGCGCGGGCATGGACAAAACCATCCTGTCCTTCAAAAACCAGATTCAGGGGGCGGAAGGGCTGCTGGTGAACGCCAGCGACTTCACCATTGAAGATCTCGCGCTGGAGGACACCATCGGTGATGCCCTCAAGGTCAATGAAGGCAAGAACATCATTATTCGGGATATTCGCGTGGAGTGGACCAATGGCCCGTCCACCGAGAATGGCGCTTATGGAATTTACCCAGTACAGACAGAAAACACGCTGGTAGAAGGCACCGTCGCCATCGGGGCCTCCGATGCGGGTATCTACGTTGGCCAGTCACGCAATGTGATTGTGCGCAACAACCGTGCGGAATTTAACGTGGCGGGGATCGAGATTGAAAATACGATCGGTGCCGATGTTTACGACAATGTAGCCACCAATAATACCGGCGGTATCCTGGTATTTAATATGCCGAACCTGCCGCAACCGGGCCACAGTACCCGCGTGTATAACAACAAGGTCTACAAGAATAATACCGAGAACTTTGGCCACGAGGGCACGCCCGTGGCGGCCGTGCCGGCGGGCTCTGGTGTGGTGATCAATTCCAATGATTTTGTTGAGATCTTCAACAACGAGATATCAGACAACGACACCGCCAACATTATTGTCAGCAGCTATTTTTCGGCCGGCTACTACAGCGATAAATCCACCCAGGAAAATTTTGACCCGTATCCGGAAGGTATTTATATCTACGACAACACCTTTACCGGTGGTGGCACGTCCCCGGATCACCTGGAGCTGAAAGCGCTGAAAGTGGCCAAGTTCGGCCTCACCGGCCGCCTGCCCGACGTATTGTGGGATGGGGCGATTGACAGCCAGAAAATGGTGGATGGCGCACTGCCGTCGGCACTCAAGCTATGTATCGAGAACGAAGGTGTTGGCATCATCAATATCGATGTGCAGAACGACTTCAAAAATATCTCTACGGACATTGCGGCCCACAACTGTAGCCTGAAGAAATTGCCGCAAGTCGTTCTTGAGTTTGATTCCGAACAGGAAAAAGACAAGGCGCAGCACGCAGAGAATGAGGTGGCCGATGCGTAAATTATGCTCGCTCCGCTGGTTAGGGAGCGCGGCGCTGGCGTTGTCGCTGTTGGGGTGCGGCGCCCCCCGCGAGCCGGTTGCACTGCACGAACGCAATGCGGTACCGGATAACCTGAGCCAATGGCATCTGGTCAATGTGACAAACGGTACCCTTGCACTCAACCAGCGCGTTATACCCTATGACCTGAATACCGCTTTGTTTACGGATTACGCCCACAAGCTGCGCACCGTATGGATGCCGGAAGGGACCAGTGCCGGTTATGGCGATGCGCATTTCGATTATCCGGTCGGGACCATCATCAGCAAGACATTTTATTATCCGTTGGCTGAAGATGGCTCGGTGCTACGGACCGATGATTATTCCCGGGACTTCGCCGAGAACGGCCTTGACCTGAGTAATGTCAAGCTGATCGAGACCCGCATTCTGGTCAAGCGTACGGACGGCTGGCAGGCGCTGCCCTATGTTTGGAATGAAGCCCAGACCGATGCAGTGCTGGAAATCGCGGGCGAAGCCATGCCGCTGCAGTTGGTGAACGGGGCTGGTAACCGAGAGGTATTTACCTATGTTGTGCCGGATGCCAATCAATGCGCCGGTTGTCACGCGGACAACCACACGCAGAAAGCGGTGCGCCCTATTGGCCCGCGGGCCCGCCACCTGAACAAGCGCTACGACTATGCAACGGGCAGCGAGAACCAGCTGGTGTACTGGCAGCAGATGGGATACCTGAGCAACTTGCCCGACCTCGCGCGTGTGCCGCGCAATGTGAATTACCGGGACACCAGCGCCACGCTGGACGAGCGGGCGCGCTCCTACCTGGATATTAACTGCGGCCACTGCCATAACCCCAGTGGTCCAGCGGATACATCCGGGCTGATGCTGTACAGCGCAGAACATGACATGCGCAAGCTTGGGGTGTGCAAGCCGCCGGTGGCCGCAGGCACCGGTTCCGGTGATCGGCTGTTTGCGATTGTTCCGGGAAGCCCGGAGGATTCCATCCTTAATTTTCGAGTGGAATCCACTGACCCGGGAGCGATGATGCCCGAGCTGGGGCGCAGCCTGGTGCATGAGGAAGGTGCGGCGCTACTCGAATCGTGGATTGCCTCAATGCCCGGCAACTGCAGCTGAAGTTGGCGTGGCGGCAACCGCCGGTTGTCGCCCGCCTGCCAAATTGCTTAACTGCAGGAACTTGGGGTACAGCGGATCCAGCAACATACTGGTTTCCGCTTCCTGCCTGCGTTCGTAGTCTTCCAGGAGTGCCACATAGGTGCGGAAACGCGCGTTAATTTTCCGCACATAGTCGTAGGGCTCCTGGCCTCTGGCGTAGCCGTAGCGGGCCTTTTCGTAATACTTCTTCTCGGACAACAGCAACATGGCGTTCTCCACGTTGTTGAACCACACCCGGCGATCCCAACCCTTTTGCTCGGCGAGATCCTGCGCATCGTAAACGTGCCCCAGTCCGGCATTGTAGGAGGCCAGGGTAAACCACATCATGTCTTCCGGGCTGATACCCTTGTCTTCAAATTTCCGGTGTAGCCACTCCAGGTACTTGATGCCGGCGCGTACACTGGTTTCAGGGTCGAACAGGTTTTTCTCGCCGATCTGCTTGCCCGTATCCGGCATGACCTGCATAAGCCCTCTGGCACCTACCCAGGATTTTGCCTTGGGATTGAAGGTGCTCTCCTGAAACATCTGCGCAACGATCAGGCGCCAGTCGAAATCGTATTTGTCGGCGTATTTTTTGACATATTTGTCGAACGGAGAGATGGTGCCGTTCTCGTTGACTTCATTAATTTCTGGACGGGTTCTTTTTGGCGCATCGAAATATTTTGTATAGAGCACCGCCATTTTTTTCTGGGTGCTCTTCTTGTCAAAGAATTTGTTCACAGCTTCTTGCAGCTCCGGATTGCCTTCCCGTATCAACCATACATAAACGTTGTCGTCTTCGTGCAGGTCGATCAGCTCCTTGATGTTCTTGCGCCAGCTGTGTTCGAGCTTTACAGAAACATCGTCAGCGATGGTCAGGTCATAATCGTTATCGGCCACCTTGTCGATAATCTGCTGGATGTTTAATTCCTCCGGGGCCAGTTCAATTTTTACATCCGGCACCTGTTTCTTGACCTTGAGGGCAACGTCATAGTGGCTGCTCGACTTGCGCACATGCAGGGTTCTGCCCGCGAGGTCATCGAGGCTGTCGATCTTGTCGTTCTCTTCGCCGACCACGACCACTTTTTCTTTCATGTAGGGGCGGCCGAAATCGACGCCGGCATCATCCCTGCGCTCGGTGGCGGATAGCAGGCTGGCGGCGATGTCGGCCTTGCCGTCGACTACATAACTGAGCAGATCCGCGTGGGTGGGGGCAACGACGA
This Microbulbifer sp. Q7 DNA region includes the following protein-coding sequences:
- a CDS encoding branched-chain amino acid aminotransferase; translation: MNITIQPEAIVSLRGFEMPERLGFGTVMAPVMFRARYQDGRWSDGELIPYGPLSLDPAAKVLHYAQSCFEGLKAYRYGDGVGLFRPERNAARMAHSARRLCMPPVPESLFMDAVRTVASHCATLIPGSSGESLYLRPFLMGTQPDLSVTASKAYEFYVIASPSEAYHAGNMRLWVEREDSRAAVGGTGDAKVGGNYAASLLSIAGLKERGYDQSLWLNPGNRHTVDELSGMNFFAVMDGALHTPALNGSILEGVTRDSMLALAREQGLEVHERDIDIDDLLALVASGTCSEAFACGTAAIVSPISELGDGDRRYRLKQAPGPVADLLRRSLLDIQEGRAEDRFGWMQKVPVASY
- a CDS encoding Yip1 family protein yields the protein MLNHLYGLMVQPRRQWQEIAGLSEKGLNRQIPYVIILALVPALCWYFGTTEIGWNIGGNGQVRTLTSNSALSLVAVFYVTMILAVVAVGYFIHWMAKTYGAKSNPMKGMVIAGFTATPIFVAGAAGLYPILWLDILLATLAVAYAVYLLYVGIPIVLNVNEERGFLFASAVVTACLVMAVVVMVGTVLFWSFVAAPVFQH
- a CDS encoding parallel beta-helix domain-containing protein, with product MKTPVKLGAVLLAALVAACSQDNGPGDTSSSPAASAAADFQKQLLKQLITAQPGDVIEIPEGRYELNRSLSLNVDGVTIRGAGMDKTILSFKNQIQGAEGLLVNASDFTIEDLALEDTIGDALKVNEGKNIIIRDIRVEWTNGPSTENGAYGIYPVQTENTLVEGTVAIGASDAGIYVGQSRNVIVRNNRAEFNVAGIEIENTIGADVYDNVATNNTGGILVFNMPNLPQPGHSTRVYNNKVYKNNTENFGHEGTPVAAVPAGSGVVINSNDFVEIFNNEISDNDTANIIVSSYFSAGYYSDKSTQENFDPYPEGIYIYDNTFTGGGTSPDHLELKALKVAKFGLTGRLPDVLWDGAIDSQKMVDGALPSALKLCIENEGVGIINIDVQNDFKNISTDIAAHNCSLKKLPQVVLEFDSEQEKDKAQHAENEVADA
- a CDS encoding SO2930 family diheme c-type cytochrome, which codes for MRKLCSLRWLGSAALALSLLGCGAPREPVALHERNAVPDNLSQWHLVNVTNGTLALNQRVIPYDLNTALFTDYAHKLRTVWMPEGTSAGYGDAHFDYPVGTIISKTFYYPLAEDGSVLRTDDYSRDFAENGLDLSNVKLIETRILVKRTDGWQALPYVWNEAQTDAVLEIAGEAMPLQLVNGAGNREVFTYVVPDANQCAGCHADNHTQKAVRPIGPRARHLNKRYDYATGSENQLVYWQQMGYLSNLPDLARVPRNVNYRDTSATLDERARSYLDINCGHCHNPSGPADTSGLMLYSAEHDMRKLGVCKPPVAAGTGSGDRLFAIVPGSPEDSILNFRVESTDPGAMMPELGRSLVHEEGAALLESWIASMPGNCS
- a CDS encoding transporter substrate-binding domain-containing protein, with the translated sequence MNLSSVRGILCCLLPLLLCLSACEREVDAQSGKETPAQGAAETVEAQSPATDTDAQQPALDTAEDNAADQEKAMRMAGKDDLRPEAAWAPDTTGEYPINAYDNYVDTGDLSALRERGKLRILVDISNTDSLHRSATQQDIEIDAAKRMAQQMGLEPVVLYAENFDQLLPLLEAGKGDIIANNLVMTEERKQQVDFSTPTANTELILVSEKDAAPVTDDSDLSGKTLAVTKGTAYEAAAREFAKKHPGLKLKVTEKNYVELVIDVAESDLEYTVVERQVFDLVDQFKDNLQENYVFPGERQMAWGVRKNSPELVEAINKFVRDHKLTRTSDRSVGDLDEIKKRGYVRVVTRNHPGTYYMWKGRILGYEFELAESFAKHLDVRLEIVVAPTHADLLSYVVDGKADIAASLLSATERRDDAGVDFGRPYMKEKVVVVGEENDKIDSLDDLAGRTLHVRKSSSHYDVALKVKKQVPDVKIELAPEELNIQQIIDKVADNDYDLTIADDVSVKLEHSWRKNIKELIDLHEDDNVYVWLIREGNPELQEAVNKFFDKKSTQKKMAVLYTKYFDAPKRTRPEINEVNENGTISPFDKYVKKYADKYDFDWRLIVAQMFQESTFNPKAKSWVGARGLMQVMPDTGKQIGEKNLFDPETSVRAGIKYLEWLHRKFEDKGISPEDMMWFTLASYNAGLGHVYDAQDLAEQKGWDRRVWFNNVENAMLLLSEKKYYEKARYGYARGQEPYDYVRKINARFRTYVALLEDYERRQEAETSMLLDPLYPKFLQLSNLAGGRQPAVAATPTSAAVAGH